One Drechmeria coniospora strain ARSEF 6962 chromosome 01, whole genome shotgun sequence genomic region harbors:
- a CDS encoding DUF1479 domain-containing protein produces MQDHDWQILGLTAVGTLSLVSIATAGIATSPSRAAVTYENLVPGVLPNLPVGPAPSSAMATFDSVQSPPPATFWGPDPVPLQQRFAAIKRSLIAGHETELETCWARLIDALRVEVEHVELLGAHLVPSIEFADLADPAQTSRFGRDLRRYGVGVVRKVFPRRDAEASALDTIRYLDSRRPRGGGVATGPSEAGVAAPRQANARPHARSHSHSHFRAPRQDPTCLDCFWTPAQVRARAHPNVLYAQRFMMSLWGPVADKRFATHLPIAYVDRIRIHGGGFGPESTGGFNANDTNAAASNASPPPANMAFSPPQQNPQSFFANQSADDWINALQSSAGIIAQVDNGSLERWEPDGYGRSGTYDRIFHGRWEDYDPWECSSRVNSTMDLYNGYGACTIFRMFQGLLALSTIEPGMLRLFPSPKLVTAYYLLRPFFTPRTPAPASRTGPEWDAYLAASNWRLQREPDTIIHGAVPGHAQRVTEHWHPHLCLRSSLVTLPTLQPGDYIFWHPDLPYHISNGAGHGMQTPSGNAAGADEISMLVYIPAAPLTQTNALYLARQRKAFQRGYPGPDFDSAGTGFVAEDPSTRPGESEMEFVGGIDGLRAMGLARWNTDDVKDEVAGLANSILFPE; encoded by the exons ATGCAGGATCACGACTGGCAGATCCTCGGGCTCACCGCCGTGGGCACCCTCAGCCTTGTCTCCATCGCCACCGCAGGCATTGCC ACAAGTCCTTCGAGGGCCGCCGTCACCTACGAAAATCTGGTTCCTGGTGTTCTTCCGAACCTTCCGGTTGGCCCTGCGCCGTCATCAGCCATGGCAACCTTTGACAGCGTgcagtcgccgccgcccgcgaccTTCTGGGGTCCGGATCCCGTCCCCCTGCAGCAGCGATTCGCGGCCATCAAGCGCAGCCTTATCGCCGGCCACGAGACCGAGCTGGAGACTTGCTGGGCTAGACTCATCGACGCCCTGagggtcgaggtcgagcatGTCGAGCTTCTCGGCGCCCACCTCGTCCCCTCCATCGAattcgccgacctcgccgatcCGGCCCAGACATCCCGCTTCGGCCGCGACCTACGTCGCtatggcgtcggcgtcgttcGCAAGGTTTTCCCCCGCCGTGACGCAGAAGCTTCTGCCCTTGACACGATTCGGTACCTCGACagccggcggccacgaggcGGAGGCGTTGCGACCGGACCCTCGGAAGCAGGCGTCGCAGCGCCTCGTCAGGCGAACGCTCGACCTCATGCTCGGTCTCATTCGCATTCTCATTTTCGCGCCCCAAGACAGGACCCGACATGCCTAGACTGCTTCTGGACCCCGGCTCAAGTTCGTGCCCGGGCCCATCCGAATGTCCTATACGCCCAGCGGTTCATGATGAGCCTCTGGGgacccgtcgccgacaagcgCTTTGCCACGCATCTCCCCATCGCCTACGTGGACAGGATACGGATTCATGGCGGAGGGTTTGGACCAGAATCTACCGGTGGATTCAACGCCAACGACACCAACGCGGCCGCTTCCAATGCTTCACCTCCGCCTGCCAACATGGCattctcgccgccgcagcagaaTCCGCAATCATTCTTTGCCAACCAGTCCGCCGACGACTGGATCAATGCGCTGCAGTCCTCGGCTGGCATCATCGCCCAGGTCGACAACGGTTCGCTTGAGAGGTGGGAGCCCGACGGATACGGCCGGAGCGGCACATACGACCGCATCTTCCATGGCCGCTGGGAGGACTACGATCCCTGGGAATGTTCCAGTCGAGTGAACTCGACCATGGACTTGTACAACGGGTACGGTGCCTGCACTATTTTTCGCATGTTCCAAGGACTTCTTGCGCTCTCTACGATAGAACCCGGCATGCTGCGTTTGTTTCCCTCGCCAAAGCTCGTCACGGCCTATTATCTCCTGCGGCCCTTCTTCACTCCTCGCACACCTGCCCCAGCCTCGCGCACCGGCCCAGAATGGGACGCTTACCTCGCGGCGAGCAATTGGAGGCTGCAACGGGAACCGGACACCATCATTCACGGCGCCGTCCCTGGTCATGCTCAACGGGTGACGGAACACTGGCACCCGCATCTCTGCCTCAGGAGCAGCCTCGTCACGCTCCCTACCCTCCAGCCTGGCGATTACATCTTTTGGCACCCTGATTTGCCCTACCACATCTccaacggcgccggccatggaATGCAAACACCAAGCGGCAACGCAgctggcgccgacgagatcaGCATGCTCGTCTACATTCCCGCCGCGCCGCTGACACAGACAAATGCGCTGTACCTCGCCCGTCAACGCAAGGCCTTTCAGCGAGGATACCCGGGACCCGATTTTGACTCGGCCGGTAcgggcttcgtcgccgaggatcCCTCAACGAGGCCGGGAGAAAGTGAGATGGAGTTCGTTGGAGGGATCGATGGGCTGAGGGCCATGGGGTTGGCAAGGTGGAACACGGACGATGTAAAGGACGAAGTCGCCGGGCTTGCCAATTCTATCCTGTTCCCAGAGTGA
- a CDS encoding homoserine acetyltransferase family protein — protein sequence MKMTAQDYQTYDLGDIKLESGETLEKASIAYKTFGDASNPAIIYPTWFSGRISDNEWLIGDDKALSPKRYYIIVPALFGNGQSTSPSNRSRPSGCPFPKITLRDNVTAQHRLVTEQLKIQHARCILGWSVGASQTYQWLTQFPDFTDIAVPFCGSARTSLHNQVFLEGVKSALLAAKGATSAGSASGEDHRSQKYRTWTKDESVAGLKALGRVYAGWGFSQAFYRERLYETALGYKNLEDFMVNYWESWALSKDPENMLTMLHTWQAADCSNQAPYDGNFKLAMQSIKAKTFVLPGKTDLYFPPEDSEDEVKFMSNGIGKCIPFPSIWGHWAGGPGLSKTDLEWLDSKLKSFLDDESAINLPLRGH from the exons ATGAAGATGACAGCGCAGGATTATCAGACCTATGACCTAGGCGACATCAAACTCGAATCAGGCGAGACACTTGAAAAGGCGTCCATTGCGTACAAGACGTTTGGCGATGCTTCCAACCCAGCCATCATCTACCCGACATGGTTCAGCGGCCGCATTTCAGACAATGAGTGGctcatcggcgacgacaaggcgcTGAGTCCGAAGCGTTACTATATCATTGTCCCTGCTCTGTTTGGCAACGGCCAGTCAACTAGTCCCTCCAACAGGAGCCGCCCGTCAGGGTGCCCGTTCCCCAAGATCACCCTCCGAGATAACGTCACGGCCCAACACCGGCTCGTAACCGAGCAGTTGAAGATTCAACATGCTCGCTGCATCCTCGGGTGGAGCGTCGGAGCTTCTCAGACGTACCAGTGGCTGACCCAGTTCCCCGACTTCACCGACATCGCCGTGCCCTTTTGCGGCAGTGCCCGTACATCGCTGCACAACCAAGTCTTTCTCGAGGGTGTGAAGAGTGCCTTGCTGGCGGCAAAGGGAGCAACATCGGCGGGGAGCGCTTCTGGTGAGGATCACCGTTCGCAGAAATATCGGACCTGGACCAAGGACGAGAGCGTAGCAGGACTCAAAGCACTAGGCCGTGTGTACGCCGGGTGGGGTTTCAGCCAGGCCTTTTACCGAGAGCGTCTGTACGAGACGGCACTTGGATATAAAAACCTCGAAGACTTCATGGTCAACTATTGGGAGTCATGGGCCCTGTCCAAAG ATCCCGAAAATATGCTCACGATGCTGCACACCTGGCAAGCCGCCGACTGCTCCAACCAGGCGCCGTACGATGGCAATTTCAAGCTGGCAATGCAGAGCATCAAGGCCAAGACCTTTGTCCTTCCTGGCAAGACAGACTTGTACTTTCCGCCAGAAGATTCCGAGGACGAAGTCAAGTTCATGTCGAACGGAATTGGCAAATGCATTCCATTCCCATCCATTTGGGGTCATTG GGCCGGAGGCCCCGGGCTGAGCAAAACGGACTTGGAATGGTTGGACAGCAAGCTCAAGTCGTTTCTGGACGATGAATCAGCCATCAACTTGCCTCTAAGAGGACACTAG